A stretch of the Gossypium hirsutum isolate 1008001.06 chromosome D07, Gossypium_hirsutum_v2.1, whole genome shotgun sequence genome encodes the following:
- the LOC107954835 gene encoding transcription factor MYB20, translating into MGRQPCCDKVGLKKGPWTAEEDKKLFNFILTNGQCCWRAVPKLAGLLRCGKSCRLRWTNYLRPDLKRGLLSEYEEKMVIDLHAQLGNRWSKIASHLPGRTDNEIKNHWNTHIKKKLRKMGIDPLTHKPLTTTQEHHPQQQRDEQKKQAAKPDDARSQAPKEPEAETSLKSTITEAKEEEPMNNIGIDGFCTDEVPLIESHEILLRNPAPSISSSSSSSCHSSMFLEELQFSDFEWPCDDYNTSNKDLSLWDDDFNIWDFLSNDDTDKKLALDSLSSPLMQCPRMGFDQDSRPYQLL; encoded by the exons atgggaAGGCAACCATGTTGTGATAAAGTTGGGTTGAAGAAAGGGCCATGGACTGCTGAAGAAGATAAGAAGCTTTTTAATTTCATCCTCACCAATGGTCAATGCTGTTGGAGAGCTGTTCCTAAGCTTGCAG GACTGTTAAGGTGTGGAAAGAGTTGCAGGCTGAGATGGACAAATTATCTTAGGCCAGACTTGAAAAGAGGACTTTTATCTGAATACGAAGAGAAAATGGTGATTGATCTCCATGCTCAACTTGGCAACAG ATGGTCTAAGATAGCTTCTCATCTCCCTGGAAGAACTGATAATGAGATTAAGAACCATTGGAATACTCACATTAAGAAAAAACTGAGGAAAATGGGGATTGATCCTCTCACCCACAAGCCATTAACCACAACCCAAGAACATCATCCCCAACAGCAGCGAGATGAGCAGAAGAAACAAGCTGCAAAGCCTGATGATGCCAGGTCTCAAGCACCAAAGGAACCTGAAGCTGAAACATCTTTAAAATCCACAATAACAGAAGCGAAGGAGGAAGAGCCAATGAATAACATTGGCATCGATGGTTTTTGCACAGATGAGGTTCCATTGATTGAATCCCATGAAATTCTGTTACGTAATCCTGCACCATCAATATCTTCATCCTCATCCTCTTCGTGTCACTCTTCCATGTTCCTTGAAGAACTGCAGTTCTCTGATTTTGAATGGCCCTGTGATGATTACAACACAAGCAACAAGGATTTGAGCTTGTGGGATGATGATTTCAACATTTGGGATTTTCTAAGCAATGATGACACCGACAAAAAGCTAGCTCTTGATTCATTATCATCTCCTCTAATGCAGTGCCCAAGGATGGGTTTTGATCAAGATTCTCGCCCATATCAACTTCTCTAA